The sequence below is a genomic window from Oreochromis aureus strain Israel breed Guangdong linkage group 12, ZZ_aureus, whole genome shotgun sequence.
GAAGTCTAATTTACTTTATATGTAACAGCTACGATGAGTTACACTCCATGTCTCACTATTTTAACTCtatatttgcttgtttttccaTTAACTTCACTGAATTAGCTTTAAGCAGCTTATAAAATATTAACTATGAATTATGGAGCTCAGAGCTTTATGGGTCCTCCATTTTAATGCTTCTGAAGTTCCCTGAGTGTCATCAGCATTTTAAGATTTCTTCAGTATGAAAGTTTAAGATATAGTCAAACTTTCCCAACTTTGAATCTGCGGGATAACTGTTTTTTGGGTTCCAGTGTAATTGGACAAGTTAACACAGtcatatataaaatgcagtttttaatacTGTGACGAAACATGTTTCACAATCTGCTGCACACGTGGCCAGGTCGTGCTGGAAGCCATGCATGCCCATCCGTCACACCATGTCTGCTGCAGATGATGTCGTATGCTTCAGATCACGAATGGTTCCAGGACTTCTCCACACTGTTGTCACTTTGTTACAGGTTGACGTGAACAGACAGAATGCTGCTTCAGAACTGCTGGAGCTTTTTTAGAGGTGTTTTGGTGAAGTTTAACTTGGCCTTGTTGTTCTTGAGTTTGATGAATGGTTGTGGTAAatcctctcttttttctttcattggcGCCTTCTCTTTATGGTTGAACTTGGAACTTTATGCCTTTCTCCTGGAGATTGTTCTTCTTCCATCCCCCTGGTGTATCTGCTAAATGTCCAAGGCTTTTATAAGTTCACTGGTGTTCTTTTTCATAGTTctaagaattttatttttaattaatttttttaattaaatcgtCCCACTAACTGTCTtatggttttatttcatttttgcagAAAGCAGTGTCCATTCACGAAGGGATTTTCTTGTCATGCATTATTTTGTCAATTAATGATTGACACTGGTAGCTTTCCAGCTTCATAACCACTTATCTAACTTAGGGATGCTGGGAATGCTTTAACATATCCCAACCGATACAAGGCGAAAGGCAGGGTCCACACTGGACAAGTCACCAgttcaacacagacagctgtgtgCTCATATTAACCAGGTTTTTGTAAATGCTAGTTTGTcagtaaattaaaacaaatgatgAAAAAGTTATTACAAAGTTCTTACATGACGATGAGTTTGGCAGTGCTGGAGTGTTCCTTCAGCAGCTCGTTCAGCCTGATCTGACGATTGGTCTGAAAGTAACACACAGTATATTTACATGAACCACTTGAAGAGAGCACTGTGATTGGTCTAAGTGTGTCTGCAACATGAGGACAGACCTTGGCCTTGTACAGCTCCAGTTCGTTGTCAGTGATCCTCCAGGGCTCCTGGGCCTTCAGCCTCTCAGCAGCCTCCTGCTCCATGTCGTCTTCCTTCAGCCTGTACGGCTCGATCAGCTCCTTAAAGGTCAGCTTACTGTAAAGTAACACATTCATTAGGTTTTTAGAGCAGCACTATCAGTTTCATCCTCTCCACATGATGCTTCAttctaaaataacatttaaaaaatatttcaaagcaCTTCAATTTTTAATATTACAAACTTTCTACATGTTGACTTTCACAGTCATCAAATAATcgatatattaaaaaaagaagaattcatGAACAAATCATTCACCTTTTGACTTTGGCTTTATAACACTTTGTAAGCAATTTACGCAAGTAACACAGATGctaaagacattaaaaacacaatagaGAAAATCCATAGTGATCAAAGCTGCTGAGCTCAGGAAGTTTCAGAGGCCTTACTTGTGTTTCTTGGGTTTGGTGTTGATGTCACCGAGGACGTTTATGTCAGAGAAGTCGATTCTGAACCTGCTGAGCAGTGTGGCCATCCTAACgtgacataaaaacaataacacaataataaattaaatgtatGTGGATATAAAGTCAAGTTCGTAGTAAAGATAAGCAGCTGTTGACTCACGCTCGGCGGTCGTGGTCGATGCGGTTGATCTTTCCGCCGATGAACACGCGGATCCTGCAGTCGCCCCACTTACTCCTGTTGGTCAGCAAGTAGGGAATCAGCAGAGTCAGGCCTGCAAACCAACACACGAGCTTAGATCAGAGATCATACGGGTCATTAAAAAACCCCACTgaacaaaaatctgttttccagTATAGATCAGGGAACCACAGATTTGAATGGGTTTTTTAAGCTTATGAATTTTTCACCTTACTTTTTATGACAGTGTCAATGGCATGACAGAATCATGGAACCCAAAGCCTGTTcatcaaatatgtttttatttacatataaGAATGAGAACACTAACCTCCATCATCAAAGAGCCACCACACATCAATGGTTCCTTTGCCCTGTTTCTTCTTAAACTGCTGGCTGCTCTCCAACAGACGCTGGTCGGTCAGGCTCAGAGGAGACTTGGTCTCTGGTAGGCGACGTCACATGGAGGAGCACGGTATGAGACAAGGTAAggtcaaagaaacacaaaagctcCTGGGCTGTATCACCAGCTGCTAGAAAAATGCTAGAAACATAAATCAGTGGAATATTTCACAAGCTTAGCCGTGAGACTGTGCAGGGATTGTGCCAGATGTTTTTTGGGCTAGAAGTCAGCCAATTTCAATCACTGCTGATTTTAAATAATTTCCATAGCACATGGCTGATAAGAAAAAGAGATCAATTtaatttcttccttttttgttcACTGCTAACGATGAGCTGCCTTCTAAAAGTACTGAAGCAGAAGTTGAAATAGATTAAAATGGAAATACTTGAATAAAATATAAGAACAACAAGTTCAGTGACAGTGAGAGTTGtatgaaaaataaacattagAGTAATCGGCTAAGCTGAGGTATAATTTTAATTCTTCCTCACTGTTTACCTCTCGTGATGAGCGGGCTGCTCTGGTTGCTGGTGGTTTTTGAAGGACAGGAGTCAGAATCGGAGTCTTTAGCCGGAACGACAGAAATCAACACATCCTTAGTGATGACTGGAGGCTTCTCATGGGATGACAGCAGTTCGTCTGCAGGGATACAAGCACAGTATAAACAGAAGGTAGACAAAGTGATGGAtataaagaaaaagacagacgTACCTTGTCCCTGGATGTGAGAAATATCAAGTCCCTCCTGCAGCCGCAGGATTACCACACCAAACAGAAGGTCGAAGGCAtcactaaaattaaaaataaataaataaataaaacgctatacaaaaatgactccaagtgTGATGCAGAACCTCAGCTGCAAAATTGCATGAAAGACAAAGATTAGTccatttttttaaccttaacTTTTAACATTACGATCTGAAAGAGAGAGCCTACATGAAAAATCTGTGATATTTTCATGCCTTGTTCTTGGCCCTCTGTGactctttatatttaaaatccTGTTGATGCTTGCCTCGAAAATGAGAAGGATCCCAAAATATAATTATGTTTTTGCTCCCaccgaaaaaacaaaacaaaaacaaaaactagtgCTGATCACCCAgtgcgtggggctggatggCACAaacgcgttaacgagctaacgcGTTGAGGCCGTGCAGCCCCACCAGGGGGCGATCCGtgctaactcgctaacggagattcgccgcgttaatgcggttatggcgttaacgtcattttaacgagattaacgctgacagcactacaaAAAACAGTATGATTGTAAAATTGGCTGTTGGTAGATCTTTAAAAAGGCGCATTAGCCCTTACTGTATAGTGTTGATGTAATTCTCCACATCTCTCATGTTTCCATCACTCCAGTTGTTCTTGAAACCCATGACCAGTGTGTTGGGTTTCAGACGACCTAAACCAACAGCCTAGCATGGGGAGGAAACACATATTTGTAGATGGTGACTTTAATATAGGATGAAGGGTGCAAAAAGAAGCCTCCTTCTGTACCTGCAGGAGTAACTGAGCTCCGTGCCTCAAGTTGTCTGAAAAAACAGGAGCATAAAAAGCCTTGATGCGTTTTTTGTTGAGGTAGCGCTGACAGCGGGCATAATCCTGATACAGCTCCCTAAAGTTCGACCGACGGGACACCTGGAGTGGGAGGAGATGAAGCACGAAATGTTTCAGCCATGTGAAAGAAAGCGTAAAATGCAGACCTAACAGACGACATTTGGTACGTACAGTTCTGACGTGACTGCAGACCATGAGGCTGACGTTCTTGGTGAAAGAATTCACCAACTGAAGCAGAGCCGGACGAGCGTTTGGATAACCCGCCAACACCAAACACTGCGGCCTGTcaatatacattttatacagAAGGTCAAGTTTAGGTAGTTTTAAAACAAGAAGTTAGGTtattttggtttaaataattactttttaaattggATTAAATTTTGATCATTTAAATTCAGAGCCAAGTTTCGACTGTTACTTTGTGTTGGTAACGAGTGCCGAGAGTTAACCTCGTAACATCTACCAGGTCAGCATGTCTAGAGTTAGAGGTAAGGTTTGGTTTCACTTAAGTCATTTTTAGTCCATGAGTTCAGCTCCGCTCAAAGCTTCATGCTGACCTGAAGTTTTTAACGTGGTCCTCGACTCCAGTGAGGTTCAGGCAGTGAGTCAGAGCCTGGTTGTAGATCAGAGCCTGAGTGGATGAACCCCAGTTCACATCTAGAGGAAACAGCAGTTTGAATTTGAGTAGATTGGTCAGCTCATGGAGTTCAATTGTCCACAATGTAATAATgataatcatcatcatcgtcatcatggTCATTATCATAATTGCAGCATATAAAATGTGAACTCATAATACAAAAATATTTGCAAGATAAACATTAAAGAAAGTAAAAGCACGTAATGCAGTATATGCAATATTAATATGTTAATACAGTAAGTATTGTTGCAGGTCATGCAGGTGGGACTAATGTTACCTGCTTTGCATTATATGTTTTAAATAATACATCACAGTTTATTAAGTAATtatatttagtttgtttttcacGAGCTACTTGAATTCCTCAGGTAGCTCATAAAAGCCAAGATGCAGAACGTATACAGAGTCAAAACTGAATTAGGCAAGAAAACTTTCAGATATAaagattatgattattattctgTTCATTGGACTGTTTTAATTAACacacagaaatctcttttaaaaTGTTGGGAAAACTCCAACATATTGATTAATAAGCCAAAAAATTCCTACTGGAGCAAAAGTTTAAAGTAGATAAACATGGAAACACTCAAGTAAAGAATGGGCACAACTAAGAGTTACATACATTAAATATGTCAGCTGTCCTGAGCTCAGGTATCAGTACCACTCTATCTCTATTAAAAAGCCACATAGAGGGGTTTGTTTtcaagcatttttatttatttatttatttgttattttttgctgcagttgctccatttttatttaatttcccAGTGACTTGAGGATGACACCAGTGCATTCATTCTCGCAAGAAGTCGGACATCCAGAGAATGGGAGGTGTTGAGTATTTAGAAGTTCTTTGGTGACACCGAGCATTTAGTAGCCATTGATGAAACAGCCACTAAATGCTGCCACATGAAATCAGCTGGAAGTACCTGACCCAGAGCTTCATATTGGCGAGCAGGTTGTTGTTAGAAGTTTGGAAAGGATAAAATGTGTTGCCATTGTCTTCTTACCGGGTTTCTTGTAACTGACGTAGATGTAGAGCGCGAGGACAATGAGCAGCGTAACGAGGGCCGCCCACCAGTTAATGACAAACATCACCACGCAGCACAGGATCGCCCCCGCAAGAGATACCCACATGTTGTAGTATTTGAAGCTGGGGCGCCACCCTGAAGTGAAGGGGTCAGAGTAGATCAGATGTTAACAGGTCCAACAGAAGGAtttcttttgatgtttttaatAGAAATGATGTTTAGTCCAGTGAAAAAAGATAACAACAAAGGACTTTTTCTACTATAAACATCATTCACCAATTTGTATACTAGCTAAAATGCCATTGAGAGATGAGTCGAGACAAGGAAGATAGGAAGGAAAACTTTCAGAAATACCAGCATAACCCCATGGTAATTTTCATATAATCTACAATCTAGTCATAGTTCCTTTTCAGTTCCAGTGATTACCTGGAGAGCTGGCCAGGGAGGCATGGAAAACTGAGAAGTTGATGAGAGCATATGAGGCCAGGAAGAAGTTGGAGATGATTGGAGCAATGATGTTCAAATCCGCTAGTGGACAAAAGACAGGTTTAACATTTATTTGtagatatttttattctttatgtttcttatGCAGCAGCTGAAGATTTACTTAAACAGCTTACCAATCAGGATGAAGGCAAGACCGATGCAGAAGGTCAGAACGTAACCACGGAGTGGCTCATTGTTCCTTCCATAACCCTTTGCAAACATACCAAGTCCAGGATAGATGTTGTCCTTACAGAGAGCCTGGAATAAACACAGCTTTTGTTAACTTTGAAATCACCCAGTTTAATAGATATAGGAGTAATGTTGGCATGTTGACTGTTCGTCAAGCAACTTTGAAACAGTCAGGAGAAGGCAGATGAGGAAATAAGTCAGAGAACAGctgaaacagaaataaattgGAGCTTTATGGTTCTGACCTGGAAGACTTTGGGTGCACTGACGAGCGAGGCCAGAGCTGACGACAGAGTGGCTGAGAAAATCCCTGCGGTGATCAGAGGACCGAAGGCCGACACCAGACTCATAACCTGTACGACATAGGAGCATCTTTTAAGGTCACACTGACCAATAAACATCCAGAGTATATCAAAAGTCACATGATTCAGGTATTTTGAAAGATAGATTATATACATTGGCCAATGTTAGTGGAGTTTGAGTTTTTAAAGTCTCTGATTTTATTGTAGATAATTGATGGTGTGCAGTGACCTacatttctgccatttttccaTTCAATAATCcgcctgtgtgagtgtgtttattCTGTTTATGTCACTCGTGTGCCATTTCCACAGAGGTGTTTTCTGTAAATTTGCTTCTAAATTTACTCTGTTCAGTACTGAGGCTTTTGTCAGAggatttaaatatttgttattaAAATGTATGTTCTGTCATTTTTCGATGGTTGCAGAGCACAACACATACAGTACTCAAGCTTAATCTAAACTGAAATGAAGCACAAAttgaagcattttaaaaatatttccattgactgttttttgtgagtttttgccACAAGCCACAATGTTACTGTCACTGCACTTTTGCACCAAGCTGCGATCTCAGTCCTGGTTCTGTTTACATTCTTATAAACATTTGCTTATACAGCCTGATATTACAGTTTGAATattgctttttctactctgataaTATTGGTGTTTATTGTTGTGTCTGGGACAGAGGTTGTGACAGATGTGCTCGGCAAAATGACACAACTGTCCCTGAATCGTAGTTACTTTCATATAAAATCAAACACATTTGAAAAATCTTCCCAgcattttagcacaaatattatagtTAATGAAAGCACTCGTACCTGCATGATGTAACGTTTTCCAAGTTATAGGCTGCAGATATTTTTTTCCCAGGCATAGCTGACCCCTCACAGAAGATCTCAGAGTCAGTGGATGCTCATTTTGCGTTTTGTTACTTTGTTGCCTTTAACTTGTGACAGTTTTCTTTTAGCGTATCTGAATGccaatgttgtttttaaatttcacacccaTTGTGTTCAGATATGACTTTATTAGAAATTTTATTTAATACATATGAAATCATGGTTAGAAGATGGTCCTGATATCAAAATTTAGCTAAAAACTGCTGAAAACAGCTTGTTCTTACAGGGTTGGGTAGGAGGTCCTGAacgttttttgtgtgtttttggtgaAAATCACAATCCAGATGAACAATTTTGCACATGAGAAAGCAACTCTTAGATTTTAAAAGCGTATTCTGATGCAGGACCGACTCAACTCACTGAGACGAGGCGCATCATTATGAAGCAGTGGCGTAGATATTTGGTGCAAAAACATCACCCATTCAACTGAGTTTGTTCCTAAAGAGCCGATAAATCACTTCAAGAGATAATATTTTCATATCTGATGGAAGTGAAGGAAGGAGGACAGCTCTACAGACACCTGCGATCAATGTATGATGTCTAAGACCAAACCCATCCAAAAAATCGCcagaaaattcagattttttggaactgagatgtttattaacccttataacaaaatccacattttttttgctatcatgttgtgtatgatatatttttattatatatttattatatatttttgtgtCGCATTTGATACATTGGGTGtttttggcaactttttgtTATCGACAATGttaattttagacaaaaaaaagagttttgtccataacattttaaaattatggcaagtattgatcatgttgatgagagagaggtctcagaaactcatgtagcaaatatgatacaaagggCATTATAGGGTTAAAGATGATGAGATTCATTCAGAtctgcttttcttcttcaaCAACAGTAATAATCAAACTCGAGCAGCTGCTTCGGTCTGTAGTGCTGCAACATGTCAGCGCTATCAGTGTCAGtgagctctgtgtgtgcgtgtgtatgtgtgtgtgtgtaggtggatGTTGTCAATGCTCTCATTCAGCACTGAGCCACGAGAACCTTGTGACTCAAAACAACAGTGGCTATTATCTCTGCTGCACTTTGCACTTTGTTTGAGAACAGcttcgtctctctctctctctctctctcttgttcacacacacacacacacacacacacacacacacacacacacacacacacacacacacacagacacacacacacaccccagcCATCTACATTACGTGCACATGCAGTGGAAGAGGGTCAGAGCAGCAGTCTTGCTCATTCACACGCGTGTTAAGTAGCATTTTTTAAGTATAACTTATATCCACGAGTTATAAtaacagcagaaatgtgcacCCAGTGCCTGTGCAGGGTGTCAGACAGGTCCCAACGTGCAGTTTATTGACATTTAAATGAAtccataaaatgaaaatatcttGGATCAGATTGTTGCACGTCTCAAAACGTCCTCTCAGATACAGTTTGGTCCACATAAAAAGAATACAGAGATTTCAGTTGTCTTGCCATATATGCCATCATATTGCTCAGTCAAGAAAAGTAATACATTTATCATAGTTTGTTGAATTTGGATTGTTGCTTTATGCTTCTGAGAGCTTTGGTTcctgattttcacagaggttgGACTGTAgtgatatttgtttttttattttaattttaattattgtttttttgtctccTGGTGTTTCCCGGTCTGTATGCTCTTCTTTACTGTGTGTAGTGTCAATCTTGTCCTGCTGAGTGTATAGTTAGTCTTTACTTGTGTCTTTCTTCTTATGCCTTTCAGTCTTCACTTGTCTGGGCTACTTTcacctgtgtctctgtgtcttcGTCTTTATCAGCGTGCCTTCGAGCAGTACCCACTGCTCACACAATTTATGTGTAAAAACGCTGTCAGTCTGAttaaacagctgtttttgtggAGGTGTGTGGACGACAGGAAATAGGACAGTTTTGCATCCTGACACAGCACTGACGCCACTGTGTAGGCTTCCACTGGAAACAATAGAAGTGGGTGATTCAATTCACGTCAAACTGCCTGTGTGCGACCCACTTTATGTAATACAAATTCCTAGGCTTGTCTGGCATTTTTGACTGAAGTAAACAATAAATACCTCTTAATGTGTCTTAATATCAGCTGAAAGCATCAATTTCCATATCGTGATGCCATCCTGGTCACCTCACCCAACTTGCTGCGACTCTAACACACATTTTCCTCATCATTTCTTTCTATGCTCTCCTTTTCTTACTTCGCTTTCCAGTCATGCCATGACCCTAACCAGTCCTGGCACATTGCtccccctccctgagtctgtttctgctggaggactcttcctgttaaaagtgtgTTCTTCCTTCCAACTGTTGCCATGTGCAGCTCATAGAGGTCATTTGACTCTtggtgttttctcttttgtaggttctttattatatataaaaaacaaaaactcttgTTGTGAGTTGGCGCTatgcaaaataaaactgaactaaatTTTTAGATGTAAATTTAAAACAGTTCTATTCTGGCTTGGGTATACTTTAGACATCACTTACTTTACTAATGTTTTCTACTTTACTTACTACAGTTTAACTgtatttgtttatgtgtactcatctgtgatgttctcctttttaGTCCAATTTATCCAGCGTTACATTATTTaatctcattttattttatttcttacaTTGTAGTGTAATTGTAGTCTACTTgaaactttattttactttctgtACTTTTTACAATTAGTTTTGCTCCAGTCTATAAACAGCTTGTCAGTAATCTGACTGACCTGCATGAGAAGGTGCTATACAAATtaagtttgacttttttctcTGCTTGTATCCTGTCACATCTTTCTGCTGGGGTGAAATCATCAGTACCCTAGTTGAGCATAAAAtacttttaatatttcatagCAGCAGGAAGAAACGGACCCATTTCAGCCTGTGACCTTTAGCAGCGTCACCAAGCAATCATCTGATTAGCATTAAAGCAAAGAGCCCAAACATCCAGCTGAGTCAAAATGAACTGCCTTTAGCCACAAGAGGAAGAAAGGATGCTGCACCAGGTGGTGCTCCAGACCCTCATTTACTTGAACTTAATCTTAAGATCCTTCCCAGTGGTGTGCGCACACTTGATCCATAAAAGATTATcatcataaaaacaaataaaaaacttaaACAGTCTCACATGTGCAGCTGGGAGCTAAAAAAATCTACTTACACAGATGGTAACAGCTTTGATATTTACTCACATATAATAGAGCATGAATGAGGGTTTAGTCATTAATAGCCGTGAaccaaaagagaaacaaaatatacttttctctctccctcctaaaagcacagttttgtcttttattaATGCAGCTTCTTTCTGATTTAACCCACTGTTTGTGGAACATGGCACCCTGTTTATAATTCAACCACCTTGCATCTTGCACTTAATTGATTAGATCTCATAATTCCTATCACAGTGTTCATAAAGTAAACGCGCAGTTCACCACAGGTGTGGAAACGTGTGTCACAAACTGCAATATCCCCACATCAAAGCAGGGTTTTATAAATAACTTATTTTACACAGTTTTATGCCAAAGTTATACTTAAACTCCAAACTGGTCATTGTCACAATTATGATATGAATTATGAATTGTGATATGTTCGCCATAATCTTTGGAACAACCAACACGGTAAGTACCAAGAAAACATGTAGTGTTAAGATCATCTGCTTCAGTGTTACCTGGAAGTCATTCATCAAGCCAAACGGACAGCCTCCCTCCTTACAGATGGAAAAATCATAGCCGAGTGTGCAGGCAGCATCGGTGCAGTTCACTGTGGGGCTCACTGTGTCATTCTGGTCACCAGTTGCATCTCTCACAATACAGGAGCCTGCAGGAGGCAAAACCAGGACACAAATGTAGATCAGTGATTGGTAAAGTGACATATATACAAAGCCTTTACTTCTAAATccatctgtctatctatctatctatctatctatctatctatctatctatctatctatctatctatctatctatctatctatctatctatctatctatctatctatctatctatctatctatctatctatctatctatctatctatctatctatctatctatctatctatctatctatctatctatctatctatctatctatctatcacaGGTTGACAACTGTTAAAGTGTATCTACCTGCAGAGATGGCGACAGCGACATAGGTAAGCCCTGTGATGAGGATTGCCAACAGAGTGCCTTTAGGGATTGCAGACTGAGGATCCTAAAGAGAGAATaggatacatttttatttattggaaAGGATGAATTATGTTATACATCTCAAACATCAGGTGCAAGAAGTatgagcattaaaaaaaagaacaaaaactaaactcaaAAATTATAAACTAGTAAAAAAGAttctatgtaaaaaaaatactttggaAGGTGAGTTTTCTTTTCTCACAAGTCTCTGTGTGATCTGGTTACTGTGTAACTAAAAAGCAATACTGTCACAACATATGACCAAAATGACGAAATGCATCACTTGAATTTATGtaaatgtacaaaaatgaaaaacccacgGTTAGGTCTCCAGAGATGTTGGCTCCAGCCAGAATTCCAGTAGCTGCAGGGAAGAAAATGGCAAATACGGAGAAAAACGTCTCCCCGTCTCTGAATTCTGGACCAAAGTTCTCTAAAAGGATGGCAGCTGTAAGAGAAATGAATCAAGAGAGAAGAATATACAAGTCATATACAAATCCTAACACTGAATTTAGAGGACGCTAATTCCCATGTGAAGAATGCAGACTGACTGTGGTATCCGAAAAATCCTTTAGGCTCTTTGCTTTCTGATGGCATGAAGGATCCAAAGAAGAAGTTAACAATGGCTGCCAGCAGAATCACCAGGAGGACAATCTGAGCCTGATGGACAGTAGAAGAAAACATATCAGTTAGAAAGAAGAGAGATTTGCTCCAGTTTCTCAGTTAAAATCACCCTGTTACCAACGTGAATGTTGGTTGATGTGTTTATATAACTACCATCTATATAACTGT
It includes:
- the LOC116313570 gene encoding solute carrier family 12 member 2-like, with the translated sequence MSGQKPSLRSDDSAQSRFQVDVVMEASSAAPGPAPPSAPASTDGSRPPEESKGRFRVVGFIDPGAMDIGLPPDVSHEPDTAKSDSVSLHSTGTGHTHISDSHSNTYYMRTFGHNTIDAVPNIDFYRQTAAPFGEKLTRPSLSELHDELDKEPFEDGLANGEEPSAAEEAAALAAKEAKGGTVKFGWVKGVLIRCMLNIWGVMLFIRMSWIVGQAGIGLTIAIILMATVVTTITGLSTSAIATNGFVRGGGAYYLISRSLGPEFGGSIGLIFAFANAVAVAMYVVGFAETVVELLNDVDALMTDELNDIRIVGTLTIILLLGISVAGMEWEAKAQIVLLVILLAAIVNFFFGSFMPSESKEPKGFFGYHTAILLENFGPEFRDGETFFSVFAIFFPAATGILAGANISGDLTDPQSAIPKGTLLAILITGLTYVAVAISAGSCIVRDATGDQNDTVSPTVNCTDAACTLGYDFSICKEGGCPFGLMNDFQVMSLVSAFGPLITAGIFSATLSSALASLVSAPKVFQALCKDNIYPGLGMFAKGYGRNNEPLRGYVLTFCIGLAFILIADLNIIAPIISNFFLASYALINFSVFHASLASSPGWRPSFKYYNMWVSLAGAILCCVVMFVINWWAALVTLLIVLALYIYVSYKKPDVNWGSSTQALIYNQALTHCLNLTGVEDHVKNFRPQCLVLAGYPNARPALLQLVNSFTKNVSLMVCSHVRTVSRRSNFRELYQDYARCQRYLNKKRIKAFYAPVFSDNLRHGAQLLLQAVGLGRLKPNTLVMGFKNNWSDGNMRDVENYINTIHDAFDLLFGVVILRLQEGLDISHIQGQDELLSSHEKPPVITKDVLISVVPAKDSDSDSCPSKTTSNQSSPLITRETKSPLSLTDQRLLESSQQFKKKQGKGTIDVWWLFDDGGLTLLIPYLLTNRSKWGDCRIRVFIGGKINRIDHDRRAMATLLSRFRIDFSDINVLGDINTKPKKHNKLTFKELIEPYRLKEDDMEQEAAERLKAQEPWRITDNELELYKAKTNRQIRLNELLKEHSSTAKLIVMSMPLARKGTVSSALYMCWLETLSKGLPPLLLVRGNHQSVLTFYS